A stretch of the Candidatus Jettenia sp. AMX2 genome encodes the following:
- the rfbB gene encoding dTDP-glucose 4,6-dehydratase: MTRLLVTGGAGFIGSNFVHFWGERHPEDRMVVLDLLTYAGNRKNLLDMEGRYRFVHGDIGDITMMEQLLRDEKIDVVVNFAAESHNSLAVVDPSRFFLTNVLGTQTLLEAARRVGMARFHHVSTCEVYGDLALDSDTCFTEESPYRPRTPYNASKASADHAVRAYFETFRIPVTISICCNNYGPFQFPEKIIPLFTTLALDNQPLPLYASTANRREWIHVLDHCAAVESIITHGRVGETYNVGTGTEKCVMEIADTILDALGKPHSLKTIVHDRPGHDRRYLLCSDKIREELHWKPNIAFSVGIAGTIDWYVDHRSWWKPLRDRTLVTESEWKP; the protein is encoded by the coding sequence ATGACAAGACTACTGGTCACCGGCGGTGCTGGCTTCATCGGATCGAACTTCGTGCACTTCTGGGGTGAAAGACACCCTGAAGACCGAATGGTGGTCCTCGACTTACTTACATATGCCGGCAATCGGAAGAATCTCCTGGACATGGAAGGACGCTATCGCTTCGTACACGGCGACATCGGAGATATAACCATGATGGAACAGCTACTGCGCGATGAGAAGATCGATGTCGTGGTAAACTTCGCCGCTGAGTCCCACAACAGCCTGGCTGTAGTAGACCCGTCTCGGTTCTTCCTCACCAACGTGTTGGGAACGCAAACGCTGCTCGAGGCTGCCCGACGAGTAGGCATGGCCCGCTTCCACCATGTATCCACTTGCGAGGTATACGGAGATTTGGCCCTGGATTCCGATACCTGCTTCACCGAAGAATCGCCATACCGTCCAAGGACGCCATATAATGCATCGAAGGCAAGTGCAGACCATGCGGTCCGTGCCTACTTCGAGACCTTTCGTATCCCTGTCACTATATCGATCTGCTGCAACAACTATGGCCCTTTCCAGTTCCCCGAGAAGATAATCCCCTTGTTTACCACATTGGCCCTCGATAATCAGCCGTTGCCGCTATACGCTTCAACAGCCAATAGGCGCGAGTGGATTCATGTCCTGGATCACTGCGCAGCCGTAGAGTCGATCATAACCCACGGTCGGGTCGGAGAGACCTACAACGTCGGCACCGGAACAGAGAAGTGCGTGATGGAAATCGCCGACACAATCCTTGATGCTCTGGGAAAACCTCACTCCCTCAAGACGATCGTTCATGACAGACCGGGTCACGACAGACGTTACCTGCTCTGTTCGGACAAGATCAGGGAGGAACTGCACTGGAAACCGAATATTGCCTTCAGTGTCGGGATCGCCGGGACCATAGACTGGTATGTGGATCACCGCTCATGGTGGAAACCACTACGTGACCGTACTTTGGTGACTGAGTCGGAGTGGAAACCGTAG